The Anabaena sp. WA102 genome contains a region encoding:
- a CDS encoding CO2 hydration protein, which produces MVQTPAKPNTKIPPSKHEFAEIIHRLEAGGSMLPDTPENLMQIIGIYKAYAVPMDFYWRDLLYIAERVFLDPLPAFKYFLPQEYLDLHNHYAGDDADLRIWRGIATAHPELLAFMEKGETTKMPKIFHHLFHDRINMEFAEACMQAMLWHRKMYAPVNQFDAYLDSEEYKTNADKAIKAYFRKNPLMLGLYKLFPDMFLEQCRMMSYYSNLGLFWEVMAPVFFEMSDIYDEGGFQGVPDAMNFLVNGIFAIAGRPIYHHVYIDGECYEIIPKSKGFTWLYEAALPYVEAVFYRTAPFRGTKSYNAQAGQVPEDQKDFHYGILYADVFPVGTAGIPPTLLMQDMLHFLPQYLVDYYQEYCRGEEDILIQLGITFQRSMYNVTSAVIQALRTALLYPLDDENPKHLQANREFFEMQLNRFTRTDYGMRDAARLRDIQTQDYR; this is translated from the coding sequence ATGGTACAAACTCCAGCTAAACCAAATACAAAAATCCCACCTTCAAAACACGAATTTGCAGAAATTATTCATCGCTTAGAAGCTGGCGGTTCAATGTTGCCAGATACTCCAGAAAACCTCATGCAAATTATCGGTATTTATAAAGCTTATGCTGTACCAATGGATTTCTATTGGCGAGACTTACTTTATATTGCCGAAAGAGTATTTTTAGATCCTTTGCCAGCTTTTAAATATTTCTTACCCCAAGAATATTTAGACTTACATAATCACTATGCCGGGGATGATGCTGATTTAAGAATTTGGCGAGGTATAGCCACTGCACACCCAGAACTTTTGGCATTTATGGAAAAAGGTGAAACTACCAAAATGCCGAAAATTTTCCATCATTTATTCCATGACAGAATTAACATGGAATTTGCGGAAGCTTGTATGCAGGCTATGCTATGGCATCGCAAAATGTATGCACCTGTTAATCAATTTGATGCCTATTTAGATTCCGAAGAATATAAAACTAATGCTGATAAAGCCATTAAAGCTTATTTTCGGAAAAATCCCCTCATGTTAGGACTTTATAAACTGTTTCCCGATATGTTTTTGGAACAGTGCCGGATGATGTCCTATTATTCTAATCTCGGACTTTTCTGGGAAGTCATGGCACCAGTATTTTTTGAAATGTCAGATATTTATGATGAAGGTGGTTTCCAAGGTGTACCTGATGCCATGAACTTTCTCGTAAATGGCATATTTGCTATTGCAGGTCGTCCCATTTATCATCATGTTTATATTGATGGTGAATGTTATGAAATCATCCCCAAATCTAAAGGTTTTACCTGGTTATATGAAGCCGCATTACCCTATGTAGAAGCTGTTTTTTATCGCACAGCACCATTTAGAGGCACGAAGTCTTATAATGCTCAAGCAGGACAAGTTCCAGAAGATCAAAAAGACTTCCATTATGGCATTCTTTACGCTGATGTCTTTCCCGTTGGTACAGCAGGTATTCCCCCCACATTATTAATGCAAGATATGTTACACTTTTTGCCTCAATATCTTGTTGATTATTATCAAGAATATTGTCGAGGAGAAGAGGATATTTTGATTCAATTGGGGATTACTTTTCAACGTTCAATGTATAATGTCACATCGGCGGTAATTCAAGCTTTAAGAACTGCCCTTTTGTATCCCTTAGATGATGAAAACCCCAAGCATTTACAAGCAAATCGGGAATTTTTTGAAATGCAGCTAAATCGCTTTACTCGCACTGATTATGGTATGCGTGATGCAGCGAGATTACGGGACATTCAAACACAGGATTATAGATAA
- a CDS encoding ArsC/Spx/MgsR family protein has protein sequence MARVIFYEKPGCKGGTKQKVLLTAAGHEVVAYNLLTEPWTVEKLRSFFGDRPVSEWFNKSAPIVKSGEVNPENITAENALVMMLRDPLLIRRPLIQVGDKREVGFDVEKIDAWIGLKAVDDSLKQMSESLMQQDLQGCSHGHNHDHHHGKGGCKNH, from the coding sequence ATGGCCAGAGTAATTTTCTATGAAAAACCAGGCTGTAAAGGTGGTACAAAGCAAAAAGTTTTGCTAACAGCAGCAGGTCATGAAGTAGTAGCATATAACCTATTAACAGAACCTTGGACAGTGGAAAAATTGCGGTCATTTTTTGGCGATCGCCCTGTCAGTGAATGGTTCAATAAATCCGCACCTATTGTAAAATCAGGAGAGGTGAATCCTGAAAACATCACCGCTGAAAATGCTTTAGTCATGATGCTGAGAGATCCCTTATTAATCCGTCGTCCCTTGATCCAAGTAGGGGATAAAAGAGAAGTAGGCTTTGATGTTGAGAAAATTGACGCATGGATAGGCTTAAAAGCCGTAGATGACTCTTTAAAACAAATGAGTGAAAGTCTCATGCAGCAAGACCTCCAGGGCTGCTCTCATGGACATAATCACGACCACCATCATGGTAAAGGTGGTTGTAAAAATCACTGA
- a CDS encoding cupin has protein sequence MQGQDLFVAENGEYQVCKSARSWDLLRDNYRLYRFLTEVEDVLKNVEDESTRLPEIRMLVRRLMINSYWVQSQPLQPDPKTGISVLLLYDELGFPLTVQTVTFAPGTTSTIHNHGTWGIVAILKGQEKNTFWKRSYDPEFPDKIEKTGEINLSPGDIVSFTPQTIHQVQAIGEEPTITFNIYGETNPKQRFEFDVTNHIAKRF, from the coding sequence ATGCAAGGTCAGGATTTATTTGTTGCTGAAAATGGAGAATATCAAGTTTGTAAATCAGCAAGATCATGGGATTTATTGCGTGATAATTATCGTCTCTATCGCTTTTTAACTGAAGTCGAAGATGTTCTCAAAAATGTCGAAGATGAATCAACACGACTACCAGAAATTAGAATGTTGGTAAGACGATTAATGATAAATTCCTATTGGGTACAAAGTCAACCTTTACAACCTGATCCAAAAACGGGAATCTCTGTTTTACTATTATATGATGAATTAGGGTTTCCCTTAACTGTACAAACAGTAACATTTGCACCGGGAACAACTTCTACTATTCATAATCATGGAACATGGGGAATAGTGGCAATCTTAAAAGGTCAGGAAAAAAATACATTTTGGAAACGTAGTTATGATCCAGAATTTCCTGATAAAATTGAAAAAACAGGAGAAATAAATTTATCCCCCGGTGATATTGTGAGTTTTACACCGCAAACAATACATCAGGTTCAAGCCATTGGTGAAGAACCAACAATAACATTTAATATTTATGGAGAAACTAACCCAAAACAGAGATTTGAATTTGATGTAACTAACCACATTGCTAAAAGATTTTAA